Genomic DNA from Lactuca sativa cultivar Salinas chromosome 8, Lsat_Salinas_v11, whole genome shotgun sequence:
GCCAATAACACATGAGGCTCTCCAACAAATGGATTCTTCTCAATACTCTTCACCAACATCTCTCCTGCCTTCTCCTTCTTGACCTTGTCATGCCCATCGTAGTAAACCGCATCCCAGTACAAGTCCATCGCCTCGATCTGCTCACTTGCGTCCAGAACCTTCGTGCAATTGTCGAAAACTGATGGGATCACAAGCTCGATATCTTCATCTCTTGCTTTATCAATCCCACCATCATCacttttgttttcttgaagaaAAAGTTCTTCTTCTCGCACTAACAACGTGTAAACTGCAGCCATTCTTGATGCGGCATTCATCCATAAACCTGGTTTACCGTTTCCTGGATACAATGTGTCGAAGCTGTCTCCTGTTAGCTCAAGACGCCCGTTAAAGTTATCGTATAAAACATCCTGAAAACCGAAATATTGTTCGCTGATATCGGCTACTGTCATCAGAAGGAAAATTCCGATCATTCTTCGTGAAACAGGGACCAGTTCGCCTGTTTCGTAATGCTTCCCAATCAGACCGTTAGCTGGGATAAGTGTTTGAAGCTTCTTACGCCATTTCTCTTCACCATTGAATACACCATTTTCCTTTGCGTTCCTCAGGGAAACCTCAGAAGCGTCAAGGTATTCTCGAAGTTCTGACTCAGTGAACTGACACATGATGTTTTTGTGGATGAGAGACTGGCGGTGAATAATGCAGAACAAGTGAGCCAATCTCTCAGCAGCGTCTCCGATAAGGCTGCGGACGGAGTCGCGGTCGGTTTCAGGATTGAAAAGAAGGATGTCGCTGTAGGAGTTTGAGTAAACGGAGTGGAAAAGAGCGCACAGTGCGACGGAATCTGGTGCATTCCATAGCTTGATAATGCGGTAAACATTGCGCAGGTGGTCAAGGAAGCTTCCTGTGCGGTGGTAACACTCTCCTGCACCGGCGGAGCATAAAATGCCAATTAGGGAAGGAAGCCTCTTATCGATTTTCTCGAATTCTTCACGAAGGAAAGGCTTAGCGGATTCCAAaagggtttgaagatttggagTTTGAGAAACGGCGGAAGAGGGCATGGTTGAAGGCATGTTGATGGTTGATGGTTGATGGTTGATGATTAAGAAACTATGTTGATGAGTATGTAGGCGGAGATGCCGAAGATCTGTTTATATAGGCAAGAAGATGATCTGAAGCGTAAGAAACGTGTCCAGATATTGACAAAATTATTATCGGTCTTGGATGCTTTTGCATGAAAAGTTTCAAACACTTTTCTCCAAACATTGAAATAAATACCTAATTTTGTTTGAAGGCAtcgattttgtttttttttttttaaatctacttTTACGAATTTACCATATATGTGACCGTTAAAATAAACTGAATattgttaaattttaaaatactgTTTATAAAACttgctttttaaaataaacaataaaataattTGAATCTGATCAAATTAATTAGTAAacgatttttaaaataaaatcataattaaacGGATTTATCATGTTTTGCAGTATTTTGCAGTAAACATTAATGCACTGGAAACTCCGCTGACTGTGTAGTAGACGGGGATACCCAAGATCTGCATGCATATAGATTGGACGATTGCCACGGATATTTGAAACAATTTATCTAAAAAATagagtttttattaaaataggTTATTGAGAAAAACCTagtttaaataatatataaactaGTGTTTTTAtcaattttcatatatttttaagtattctttttaatatccatttatttattttttctttaatttcaGTTTTTTCCggtcttttatttttataaaatatgagttctttatatatatttttgtacTCTTTTTAATATACATGTACCATTATTGGACTAAATTAACTTTTAAAAACATCTTCAACCCACtcctaaatattatttttatttttatttttctccaATCTTCACAAATCTTCCCTCATTTTTTCTCTCATATATATTTGAagatatatatgaatattactaTCATATATGGAGTATACTATTCATTTTTCCAAATATAAGAATCAAATTTCAATTGTCGGTTTTAGTCtctctttttatatatttatagtttattttatctattaGCACAACAAGAAACGAATGTATTAACGGCGACGGGGGTTGCCGCGAAAGATAGGGCTTGTCGCCGTTAAAGTTATTAGCAGCAACATGTCGCTGCAAAAAGGTGTCCGCTAAAGCCTCGTCACTATTGGTTTGTGGCCGCTAATAGCTATGTGTCGCTGCTAGTGTTTCGTCGCCGCtaaaataattttcattttttttagtttatttaacattaaaattataaaagacaataaaacatgtataaaagctGCAATAATTTTACAGAAATATTAACCCAAAATATTAATCCATACATAACCAATCCAAAATATTCTTCCAAACTAAGTACAATGTATCCAAAATATTCCTCCAaataaaacatttcataaaatcctAAAAAGGGAGCTACTCGTCCTCATCACTCTCATCATTTTCTTTCTTATTATTTGGTGGCGGCAATGAATGAAACCACTCTTCCAATGCAGCAGAACAAGTCGGGTCCTTTAGTAACATTTGCAGCATTTCCAactacaaagaaaacaaaaaatattaccaACATCTcttaatagcattgtactttccaaaattaccaaaataaaaaaaaaaatatcaacatatcattataacattctacttctcaaatacacttaaacatacatcatatataatatatacagtcaaggttgtagaactcgctactcggtacctgctcggccgactaccgagtagcgagtactcggcaGTACTCGGGGAGTATTCGGATtcagtaattcatgtagaaatatttttaggaaaattatatatgtcaaagtcataagttaaaatcataatttgatggaaatatataacaaaattagatacatgtgaatacataaaaactgaaatacacacaattgtctcacttcgtgaataattactaaaaattttaagatatatatgtagtaataatcacatgtgtgtgttaaagaataAATCATTAACTGTATTATgcatattaattttgaaattcttgatttttttatCTCTTTTTACGACAATATTGACCCAGCGACCGAGTTTGACCAAATTTGACCGAGTTAGCCGAtggattattagggtttcgtaattggggaggtgaaggcgaacggctttctcgtgacacataataccagcacggtgggggcttaaccaatccatgccgattatcacatcaaaactcctaatatttattggcatcaaattattttttaaatgaatggttgtttagtgttaatgtgcaccctacgtaaaACATGTTTGGTTGTTTCGGTTTTCCCATTAGGcatttccaccgtgaaggcttcgtttagcttctggggttgttggtttagtaagtgtttgaatatgtTACTAACGAAGCTCCGCTCGGCTCCGCTATCGAATAAGATGCATGCGAAAGTGTTGTTAACTGGGAACGTACTAGTAACAACCTTCGGGTCTTAAATTGCCTCACCTTGACCCAACGTCAGGACCCTTCTTGATCTTCCTGCCCCTTGGTTGTTAGCCTTGTATCAATTGCGTCTGAAATGACTGGTTCCTCCATATCCATAACAAGTGTGACTAGCCCCAacattattgttgttgttattgttgttgtggttgttgttgttgttgttgtcgtttGGTTGTTGGTTCTGTTGGTGCTGAGATCTGAAATATCGAGCAGTATGGCCCTTACGGTTTCAACTTGTACACTGCATATCTCTGCATTCTCCAtagtggtggtagttgcatttgttgcactagGGCAGGGTTCCCGAGTATTGCCTGGTAGTAGTTGATGTagttgaggctggagcatgtggtgttgaGGCAACctgggcagtagcagcatggactgctatagTTTGCTGCTTTTTCATTGATCTCTTGTCTTTGTCGCCCCTTTCGTTTATTGTCTTTGTTCTTCTTATTATCCTTTCCCTCTTTCTTGCCTTCAGTTTCTCCAGCTTTGTCACCCTTCTTGTTACCATGGTTGTACAACTTCTTGGCTAGCCTTTTAGCACTGTCGAACATTTCTGGGTTTGCAGCTAttacatttccttgaattggagAGGTTAATCCATAAATGAATCTTTCAATCTTCTTCCCTTCAGGCATGATCATGCCTGGGCATAGGAGTGACAACTCACTAAACTTCGAGATGTAAGCATCAATGTTGGAGTTTTGAATTGTGAGATTCCACAATTCCTATTCCATTTTCTGGATCTCCCCTCTTGGACAGTACGCCGCTATTATTGTGAGTTTGGGCGAAATGTATTGTATTTAAGTGCTAATACTTTTGGTATTGAAGTACACATACATATCTgatcttatttattgttttggtTGACTAATTGTAAACCTTATGTGGTTCATACATGTGTGCTCGTGACCTCTTGTGTGCTCGTGAACTCCTGTGAGTGGATTTTGTTTAACACTTCACTTGGTAAATGCATGCCACATCCAATTTTTACAATACAGGATCCATGAATATGTACGTTGCAAAATTAGTACACTGATGTAACATTAACAATCTACAATAACACTTATAAAATAATAACAGACCTTCAATATGCTTCATGGATTTCCAACAAGGGACATCAAATTGGCTTTCAATATAACTGCTATCATGATGAGTGTTGTAAACATTGGATGTGTACCTTCTTGTTATTTTGTAACTTCTTGAATCTTTGGCGTTATATTTAACCTGTTAAATATAACTTAAATTTTCATTAATAACGTATTGTATGTTAAAACCGGTAAGTTGTTACaaaaattttaacatttttttttagaTGTAGGAACATACATTTGGTTCGCATATTGTAAGACTTCCCGACATACAATGTTTTTAGTCTTATGTGTGTCAGTATAATGTTGTGATTCACTGATAACAACTttaatattttctatttttctagCTCGTGATAGGGCAACATACAATTGTCCATCAGAAAAAACATGTTCTTTCAGATATATACCTACATAGTCTAGTGTTTGGCCTTGTGCTTTGTTAATTGTCATTGCAAAGCATAGTTTTATTGGAAACTGTATTCTTTTGAATGGAACTGTGTATTCTTCACCTATGGCTGGTTGTAAAGGTAATCTATGAATAAATACTTGTTTCCCAGCAAAATCTCCAATTGCTATTTCTGCTCGAATAACGTTCTTACCGAAATCTTTGCAAAAAAGTCTTGTATCATTACATAATCCTTCTGTAGGGTTCATGTTTCTTAATAATATTATAGGAGCATTTTGCTTCAAAATAAGTCGATGTGGTGGCATACCATTCGGTGTTAAAGAGTGAAGAAGATCTTCATAATGAGCTTGGTCGTTTGGATCAAGTGTCTCATCAAGACTAATATACTCAGTTTCTTCACCTAGAAATTTGTTTATTAAGATATCATTGATCTCATGTACAAAAATGTTTTTTGTTGTCAATATGGCCCATTTCAATGATGCATGGACATTGGTTGAACTCATAAATATATTAGGGTAAACATAGTCTATAAGAACTTTTAACTGGTCAGCATTATTTTCTATGAGTATTTGTTTAGGAAGACTAATAAAATCATTATTATCTGATAGTTCTTTGCCATCGCCTAATCTTATGAGAAATTCAGTAAACTAtggattgtcacaccccaaaaccggaatggcggaaacgttcaggggtggaggacgtcatgtttagtttcacaagacatgcatcatagtaatcaaagtaataaacaaccatttcattagaaagaaagtgtttacaatgtgtgtattcacaaaacatagaatacatatgtaaataacaaaataagacatgaagctatactgctccatcttctgaattcccaacgcgagtacctgtctactagttccctgcgaatacaagttattttgaaagagttgatcagcaattaagctggtgagttcataagattttagtgatgtaagtatgtTGTAGAAAGCTGTAGTAAATTGTAACTTATGTTTAGAAAAGTTCacatgttcctccagaaaatcctattttTCCCGCTTTGATGAAAGagaagtaaaaatgactctacaatcctttctatgggtactaaatggatacaagttatataaaactcagagtaaacaaacaatcgattgtgtgtatctgccctaagcccacaaccaaacaaggaacgggaaatGAGGCGGatggcacacatcccattggatgttagatccttgttgtatataaccctggcgtattcacttggtactcacggagttaagTGTAATAGTTCCTTTgtatttgatgaaaagattctttaagaaaacccttatttcttataataaaatagtaaccacagtggttccttctagaatcacttagtttatactagctatatataatctaatagcGAATAGATAGTTAactgtgtgaatctgccctatgcccacaaccaaacaaggaacaagaaatgaggcggaagaCACACATATAACTATCTATCgggtataaattatatataaccctgatgtataaactaaggtattctAGAATTaatcacctaaggtcctttaagttatgcTGGTTtgataaaatggattaaaccctttactgataagtttctatttttgtataccaaaagttttgatttgaaaagtatgttttgtattagaaaactgtgcattgaattagtgtcctatgatgTGACCcgtacctggtaccccttatgatgacttaatgtatacgaaacatacatatatatatatatatatatatatatatatatatatatatatatatatatatatatatatatatatatatataacactaagATCGAATGGATAATAGGTTGAGTGAatccgctctaagcccacaaccaaacaaggaacaggaaatgaagcggaaaacacacatcctattacctgtcggatcctattagtatatatcccttgatgtatacattaaggaatcataaggttagcattatggtccctttctactgaatgtactagactcgactgttttgattGTTGTTTGTAAAAtataagttttccctagtttataactatcttgattcgaaaatagtttgcattaactttcaagtggaactggcactttatgaaagtaatgggaaaatgtaagtacTCAGTTGTCTTTTAAATTGACATCCTGACGTACTGATTTCCtttaaaacatgtttgttttattaaggtcataatgtgaaggctagtacccatactatacgctccCCCTGTCAAGAGATTCTGGGAACAAAACGCGACTTCAGTAAACCAGTTGCTAGGCCGTGtaatccacattaaagttatgtgatcatgtatacccaatttatcTATCACctttttgtttagaacaatgagttagtgattcattggtataattagatcctatagttgttccatgctatagcatcttagtatgttcgttctgttatagtatcttagtatgttctctctgttatagtatctatgaactgaacccctaaactataccccttatagtttactagtattttacttgaactgttattaaacagactcatttatctactaagttatgttgctactttaaaaacggagttttgttaaactataaagtaacataactgtaaaagagtttttgaaatgttttgatcacttataaaagacataagcaatcttttgaaatatgtttataacaaacatttacacaattatcattgtgttcaacttgtattccccccttaaaagcatttaaaacagtttaaaagattcattatggggtatgaactcaccttatgtgggtgattcaaacaaatatgcgtgtaaggatgagtagttccacgaatgaagtcccgaaatacaaacgagtcctaaatgacatatatggcAAGTATttgcatgaatatagtgtttataagcaactaacatgcaaggaaacatCCTTTgtgactaggaaacacttggaccaagtgttagaatcacatgtgattcatctaaggggtgtttaaggccactattaggtgtttacggccatgagtttacggccatggtgtaaactcatggtaaaatGTGCGTAAGAGGGTGTTTGAATGCTAGGGAAACTTGAGGGACCATTGCTCTACATAAGGATGAGAAAAACCAACTTAATGGAAGgggttgaggtgtttacggctaCACCTTAAAGTGTTGGGCCATAAAATCACCAAATGGTCTAATTTTGGGTCATAATGGCAAGGAGTTTCAAAGGTTCAAGTGTTCCAAGGGTTAGCAAgggtctagaagtgtttaaggcTCAAATCATGACAActgcaagggtttacggccatggtgtaaactcctggccataaactctcattgATGTTGAGTTTGGTGATGATTCAAGGCTATGGTCTAGTGTTTAACATGTACAACTAGATGGAAGATGGAATACTCACACTTTTGATGGCCTTTGATGAGTTTTCGGctaccaagaacaagtgtgtgttcttggtgttcttggtgaaagttgaagatctagccaaaagatattttcatggatgaatcatGAGGATAATGCATGATTAAGAAGGATAACAACAACTAGAGTGAAGAACACTTACGTTTTTGGAGGATTTGGATGAAgaacttgatgatacttgagagagtttgaagaGATTTcggccaaggaaggaaggaatgaGGAAAATGAAGTGCCCTTATATATAGTTGAGAGTT
This window encodes:
- the LOC111893248 gene encoding uncharacterized protein LOC111893248, with translation MPSTMPSSAVSQTPNLQTLLESAKPFLREEFEKIDKRLPSLIGILCSAGAGECYHRTGSFLDHLRNVYRIIKLWNAPDSVALCALFHSVYSNSYSDILLFNPETDRDSVRSLIGDAAERLAHLFCIIHRQSLIHKNIMCQFTESELREYLDASEVSLRNAKENGVFNGEEKWRKKLQTLIPANGLIGKHYETGELVPVSRRMIGIFLLMTVADISEQYFGFQDVLYDNFNGRLELTGDSFDTLYPGNGKPGLWMNAASRMAAVYTLLVREEELFLQENKSDDGGIDKARDEDIELVIPSVFDNCTKVLDASEQIEAMDLYWDAVYYDGHDKVKKEKAGEMLVKSIEKNPFVGEPHVLLAQFYLSRERFEEAEIEAEKGLSLLLQWGCSWDKRVSWEGWVAWTRVLLKQAKKKSWPHTAWGVINLGYVK
- the LOC128127948 gene encoding uncharacterized protein LOC128127948, with the translated sequence MSSTNVHASLKWAILTTKNIFVHEINDILINKFLGEETEYISLDETLDPNDQAHYEDLLHSLTPNGMPPHRLILKQNAPIILLRNMNPTEGLCNDTRLFCKDFGKNVIRAEIAIGDFAGKQVFIHRLPLQPAIGEEYTVPFKRIQFPIKLCFAMTINKAQGQTLDYVGIYLKEHVFSDGQLYVALSRARKIENIKVVISESQHYTDTHKTKNIVKYNAKDSRSYKITRRYTSNVYNTHHDSSYIESQFDVPCWKSMKHIEVY